One genomic region from Saprospiraceae bacterium encodes:
- a CDS encoding sterol desaturase family protein, whose product MENIHQYGFSKLSNVTSIILTFICLDFAYYIYHVVMHKVKKIWRFHAVHHSDVVLNVSTSLREHPVETVIRLSQYMAVSLFLGPMLWILALHQFVQIASKIIIHSNFRLPDKLDKYLSYLVITPNMHHVHHHFKQPYTDSNYGDLFSIWDRMFGTFTYLSKEQVQFGLDEVDQLKIISPLNLIKTNIFRK is encoded by the coding sequence TTGGAAAATATTCATCAATATGGATTTTCAAAATTGTCGAATGTTACCTCTATCATTTTAACCTTTATTTGCCTTGATTTTGCTTATTATATCTATCACGTAGTGATGCATAAGGTGAAAAAGATATGGCGATTTCACGCAGTCCATCATTCTGATGTGGTCCTTAACGTGAGTACATCGCTTAGAGAGCATCCTGTGGAGACCGTTATTAGGTTGAGCCAATATATGGCGGTTTCGCTTTTTTTGGGACCAATGTTATGGATATTGGCACTTCATCAATTTGTTCAAATTGCCAGTAAAATTATTATTCATTCTAATTTTCGTTTGCCGGATAAGTTGGATAAATATTTGTCTTATTTGGTGATTACACCTAATATGCACCATGTACATCACCATTTCAAGCAGCCCTATACGGATAGTAACTATGGTGACCTTTTCAGTATCTGGGATAGAATGTTTGGCACGTTTACTTATCTGTCAAAGGAGCAAGTTCAGTTTGGGTTAGATGAGGTCGATCAATTAAAAATTATTAGCCCTTTAAATCTCATTAAGACTAATATTTTTAGAAAATAA
- a CDS encoding sigma-70 family RNA polymerase sigma factor has translation MCLRYARCREDAEDMLHDGFIAVFKDIHQYQGSGPIEGWIRKVILNTALQHLRKQSKNIFIHQDEKDWQIEDEWNQQDQFDKEIMIQSMLDTLQYMPVGFRTVINLYIMEGYTHEQIASQLGISVGTSKSQLNRAKEHLRKSLLKTLKVNA, from the coding sequence ATGTGCCTGAGATATGCGAGGTGCAGGGAAGATGCAGAAGATATGTTGCACGATGGATTTATAGCTGTGTTTAAAGATATCCATCAATACCAGGGAAGTGGCCCAATAGAAGGATGGATCAGAAAAGTGATTTTGAATACAGCATTACAACATTTAAGGAAACAATCAAAAAATATATTTATTCATCAAGATGAGAAAGACTGGCAAATCGAAGATGAATGGAATCAACAAGACCAATTCGATAAAGAGATCATGATACAATCTATGTTAGATACTTTACAATATATGCCGGTAGGATTCAGGACCGTCATCAACCTGTATATTATGGAAGGGTACACTCATGAGCAGATAGCTTCGCAATTAGGCATTAGTGTAGGTACCTCTAAATCGCAACTTAACAGAGCAAAAGAACATTTGAGGAAATCTTTATTGAAAACCCTAAAAGTAAACGCGTAG
- the bshB1 gene encoding bacillithiol biosynthesis deacetylase BshB1 produces MKVDILAIGVHPDDIELSCSGYLLKEIAAGRTVALLDLTHGELGTRGNAALRKKEALLAASKLGAVSRSFLNIGDGMFESNEKILLQIIHHIRKCQPAIILANALEDRHPDHGRAAAITARAAFLSGLKKVTTQDKGKAQSAWRPAAIYHYIQDNPNKPDIVVDITDYMDKKMELIKTFKSQFFDPNSKEPSSPISSADFMEYQLARARVFGRYLQVSYAEGFNVARPVGVESLLDLV; encoded by the coding sequence ATGAAAGTAGACATTCTGGCTATTGGAGTACATCCTGATGATATAGAATTGTCCTGCAGTGGCTATTTACTCAAAGAGATCGCCGCCGGGCGGACGGTGGCTTTATTAGATCTGACACATGGTGAACTCGGCACCCGAGGCAATGCAGCGCTTAGAAAAAAAGAGGCTTTGTTGGCTGCCAGCAAATTGGGCGCCGTGTCCAGATCATTTCTAAATATCGGTGATGGTATGTTTGAAAGTAACGAAAAAATTTTACTCCAAATCATACATCATATCAGGAAATGTCAGCCTGCCATCATACTGGCCAATGCATTGGAAGACAGGCATCCGGACCATGGAAGAGCCGCTGCTATCACAGCCCGTGCTGCCTTTCTGTCTGGCTTGAAAAAGGTCACTACCCAAGACAAAGGCAAGGCACAATCAGCCTGGAGACCTGCTGCAATCTATCATTATATCCAGGACAATCCCAATAAGCCCGATATCGTGGTAGATATCACTGATTATATGGATAAAAAAATGGAGCTGATCAAAACTTTCAAATCCCAGTTTTTTGATCCCAATTCCAAGGAACCCTCCTCGCCGATCTCTTCTGCTGACTTTATGGAGTATCAATTGGCCAGGGCCCGGGTCTTCGGGCGTTATTTGCAAGTCAGCTACGCTGAAGGTTTTAATGTCGCCAGGCCGGTTGGTGTTGAGTCCCTGCTGGATCTCGTCTGA
- a CDS encoding ketoacyl-ACP synthase III, whose amino-acid sequence MARTKIAGIGTYLPEKVVTNNDLSRVMDTSDEWIQERTGIVERRYAKKHEESTSTMGAAAARIAMEQAGVTPNDIDFVIFATLSPDYFFPGCGVLLQRQLKLRDIGCLDVRNQCSGFIYGLSVADQFIRSGMYKNILLVGAEFHSAGLDFSTRGRNVTVIFGDGAGAVVLQPATDQDSYILSTHLHSNGDQAETLAYINPGCHGGVHLGTERFGYPDQEFGGAFLTQKMIEDEDIFPHMDGQAVFKTAIVKFPEVIMEALDANGYQVSDLKMLIPHQANLRISQFVQKKLGLRHNQVYNNIMRYGNTTAASIPIALCEAAQEGKINKSDLVCLAAFGSGFTWGSALLKW is encoded by the coding sequence ATGGCGAGAACTAAAATCGCAGGTATAGGCACCTATCTCCCTGAAAAAGTAGTCACCAATAATGACCTGTCCCGGGTCATGGATACTTCGGATGAATGGATCCAGGAAAGAACCGGCATAGTTGAAAGAAGATATGCCAAAAAGCACGAAGAGTCGACCTCTACCATGGGGGCTGCAGCTGCCCGGATCGCTATGGAACAGGCAGGAGTGACTCCAAATGATATTGATTTTGTGATTTTCGCAACGCTGAGTCCGGATTATTTTTTTCCGGGATGCGGTGTGTTATTGCAGCGACAGTTAAAACTAAGAGATATTGGCTGCCTGGATGTGCGCAACCAATGCAGTGGATTTATATACGGACTATCGGTAGCAGATCAGTTTATCCGGTCTGGCATGTACAAAAACATTTTATTGGTCGGAGCTGAGTTTCATTCTGCAGGGCTTGATTTTTCAACCAGGGGCAGGAATGTCACTGTCATTTTTGGTGATGGTGCCGGGGCGGTAGTATTGCAGCCTGCCACAGATCAGGACAGTTATATATTATCCACTCATTTACATAGCAATGGTGATCAGGCAGAGACATTGGCTTATATCAATCCTGGGTGTCACGGTGGCGTACACCTTGGCACAGAAAGATTTGGCTATCCTGACCAGGAATTCGGTGGGGCATTCCTCACTCAAAAGATGATCGAAGACGAAGATATTTTTCCCCATATGGATGGTCAGGCAGTGTTCAAAACTGCCATTGTGAAATTTCCTGAAGTCATCATGGAAGCCCTGGATGCTAATGGGTACCAGGTGTCTGACCTCAAGATGCTGATACCTCATCAGGCCAATCTAAGGATCAGCCAGTTTGTTCAGAAGAAACTTGGCTTGAGACATAATCAGGTATATAACAATATTATGCGCTATGGCAATACGACTGCCGCTTCAATTCCCATCGCACTTTGTGAAGCTGCACAGGAAGGCAAAATCAATAAATCTGATCTGGTATGTCTGGCTGCCTTTGGTAGTGGCTTTACCTGGGGATCTGCCCTCTTAAAATGGTAA